A stretch of DNA from Prunus dulcis unplaced genomic scaffold, ALMONDv2, whole genome shotgun sequence:
TTATGCAAGGCCCTTCAGATTAAATGTGAAGTTCTCAACAACTCTGCCCTCCATCCtttgttcattttttcaataaaCTCTTCCGCTCTTCTTCTCAGCTCATCATCATTGTCGCACTTCTTGCTGTCATTGTGATGGCTGATGATGTTGTCCTTTTCATCACTGGCAGTGGCAAGTTCTTTCTTGGCATTTGATGAAACTTGGCTGAAAACAGTATCTGATGGATTGACCAAAGTACCCTCCTCCTGCTTACATTTAGCATCATCAACTTGTTTACAATTTGCGTTGTTTCTGTTGTACTTGTAGCTGCTGGTGACCATTGAGACTGGAATTTCACTTTCTTGCTCAAAGTAGAGCCCCGTTTTGACCCCATGACGATCATAACTATAATCAAATTGCAGAAGCAGAAAACAAGCAGAGAATTGGAAGCAGCCTGAGTGAGCAAGTCCACTGCAGAAGCCAACATGGTTGAgcagattggattggatttgacTGGATAGGATATATTTTGATGAACAAAAGCGAGGAGAAGGGGTAGGGTGTTAGGAGAAGAACGAGAAGAAGCTATTTATAACTACTGGTACAGTGGATTGAAAGAAGTGTAGGCGAGAAGCTTTTTGAAGGAGATCATGTTAACGAGTTGATGGTGAGGTGGTGTGGTGTGAAAGCTACATAGAAAATGacatatattatatgattttgtttAATGATTGAGATATAAATCAACTGTAGTTGAGATGAAACTTCCCAAATGACTCACTGTTTAGTGGGtcttctctcttttgtttAATCAAAAAAGTCCAAACGTACCTTCCAAGAACCTCACATGGAACTTTCTTCGTTTCTTGGCATCAAAAGTTGACATCATAGAACCACCAATTTTACTTTTGAGTGTGTTGAGCAAATCCCagacttttttatttttaccaaagaAAAGTCCAATCTCTcttcaatcaaaatttcaatgtCTTTGTTAccaggaatatatatatatatatatatatatatatatatggcgCTGGTTATGGGTACCAAAGACTTGCTGAGATATCCTTTATACTCTTTTTGCTATTgatctaataaaattatatcacttttttatatataaaaaataataaatagatCTGGCATCCATGTTGAAGGGCCTTTGCATTGGTAGGGCACAGAACCGATTTCATAAAGAACAAGTGCAGCTTTAAAAACGTAATGTTATCGGCTTTCCAGGACAGTTTATAGGCGAAGCAGATGGATATTGAAATGCATTTGAATGGATCGATTGCACATTTAGTTATTAAAAAGCAAGGTGAAACCAGAAGCATATGAACACTACAAAATTCTTTGTAATTGGAAGCTACAGTTCAAGAAATAGAATGAATGAAGACATATATAAGATATTTGTTTGTAAATCATAATTTTTCATATGAAGAAAGCTACAAATTGGTTGTAGTGTTTGGCTTCATCAGGACCAACTAAAACTTTGcatcaataaaaatattacTTCATACTACGATCATCCACCAAGAAGCACAACCACCACTTTCAAGGTCAGTAGTGTTGGAGCAAGGCTTAACACACTTAAAAGTTCACATGTATTAAAGTCACCAGCAAAAATTCATAGGCTAAACAGGCAAGCGCTTACCAGAAAGAAAGACTagtacaaaaacaaaatcctaaaatGGTATCacctcttccttttcttatTTCCTGAGAGAGAATCTTTATTGAAGCCTCTCAATTCATTGGTGGTTTCAGCCATATTTTGCTTCTTGGAACCTTTCCTCCCTCCATATCCAAACTTGGAATCCTTGATATCCCTCTTCTTCGGTTTCTTCCCCACCTTCACACCTTGTCTTGCCTTCCCTCCCGACCGATCTCCTGGATCTACACCTGGCCTCTTATTACTTGACTTCTCAAATGGTTTCCCATCTTCGAATGCCAAATCCAACTCACTGCCTTTGTCACCCCCAGCAAACCCACTCTGCTGCCTCTGCTTCCTCCACTTCTTCACAGACTCTATGTCCTCCTTTTTCTGCTTAGCTCTCTCTTTCAACTTCTGAGCCTGAATCTCTTTAGATAATTTCTTGGCATCTCTAGCTTTCCTTCTCTCATCGGCTTCctcaatcttcttcttctccaccaAAAGCCGGCTCTTCACTCTCTCCATGTGGGAATCTGTCTTCACCATTTCCGCATAGTAGTCCTCAGGCCTGAGAAAAGGAAGCCCCATTGACTGAAGCTTCTCGAATGCCTTTCTCGTTCCCTCTAGAGCCTGGGTATAAAACGCGAGCTCCCGAGTTAGGTCATCATTCACGTCCACCTGTTGCTCTTGATCAATATCAACAGAAAGTTTGTGCACCCATCCAGCATTCTCCGGCCAGCTAATATCCCCAAGTTTATCAAGGAGACCATCTCTGTTGAATATGGCTTTCTTTGATGGTTCAGTCAATTTCACATCTTCCTCATCTTCAGATTCTGGTTCGGATTCTGGCTCAGACACATCTTCCAAATCATCCTCTTCCATGGAATCCTCATTAAACTGTCTGGACTCTTTATTGGATACACCCATTTAGTAAATCTATTAGGAAAAGATGCAAGTTGTTTAGACTAATGAACAGGATAAATCACTTCATATCAGTTCATACATTTGAAAAGATTTGTACCAAAAACAGATTAATGCATTCaggaaacaaaataga
This window harbors:
- the LOC117613321 gene encoding probable rRNA-processing protein EBP2 homolog; this encodes MGVSNKESRQFNEDSMEEDDLEDVSEPESEPESEDEEDVKLTEPSKKAIFNRDGLLDKLGDISWPENAGWVHKLSVDIDQEQQVDVNDDLTRELAFYTQALEGTRKAFEKLQSMGLPFLRPEDYYAEMVKTDSHMERVKSRLLVEKKKIEEADERRKARDAKKLSKEIQAQKLKERAKQKKEDIESVKKWRKQRQQSGFAGGDKGSELDLAFEDGKPFEKSSNKRPGVDPGDRSGGKARQGVKVGKKPKKRDIKDSKFGYGGRKGSKKQNMAETTNELRGFNKDSLSGNKKRKR